Part of the bacterium genome, GGCCGCGACGACTATCCGCCGCCGGTCGCCCCCCGGCGACTGCTCGAGCCGCTTGTGGGCGTTCTCCACCATCACCACCGCGGCGTCCACCATCACGCCGACGGCGATGGCGATGCCGCCCAGGGACATGATGTTGGAGGTCAGGCCGATGTAGAACATCGGGATGAAGGCGATTACTATCGCGGCCGGCAGCATGATGATCGCGACCAGCGAGCTGCGGAAATGAAACAGGAAGACGATGCACACCAGGCTGACGATGAGGAACTCTTCGAGGAGTTTCTCGACCAACGTGCGGATAGACTCTTTGATGAGGTCGGAGCGGTCGTACGTCGTGACGACCTCGACGCCCGGCGGCAGCGACGGCTCGACGTCGGCGAGTTTCCGTTTGACGCGGTTTATGACGTCGAGCGCGTTCTCGCCGTAGCGCATCACGACGATGCCGCCCACGACTTCGCCCTCGCCGTCGAGCTCCGCGATGCCCCGCCGCATGTCCGGGCCGTACGTCACCACGCCCAGGTTCTTTATCAGGATGGGGACGCCGCGCTCGTCTGCGGAAACGGCTACGTTCTCGATATCTTCGAGCGACGTTATGTAGCCGCGGCCGCGGACCATATATTCCTTGCCGCTGAGCTCCACGACGCGGCCGCCGACGTCCTCGTTGGAGCTGCGGATGGCGGCGACGACCTTACCGAGCGGAACGCCGTAGGAGGCGAGTTTATTGGGGTCGACTTTGACCTGGTACGTCTTCTCGAAGCCGCCCACGCTCGCGACCTCGGCGACGCCGGGCACCGACTCGAGCCAGTACTTTAAATGCCAATCCTGGAAAGCGCGGAGGGAGGCGAGGTCGTTTTGGCCCGATTTATCTACTAGCGCGTATTGGAAGACCCACCCCACGCCGGTGGCGTCCGGGCCGAGGGTGGGCGTCACGCCGGCGGGCAGCTTCTCGCGCGTCTGGCTGAGGTACTCCAGGACGCGGCTGCGGGCCCAGTACATGTCGGTCCCGTCGCGGAAGATGACGTTGACGAAGGAGAGGCCGAAGAAGGAGTAACCGCGGACGACCTTAACGCGCGGCGCCGACAGCATCGACGAGACGAGCGGGTACGTTACCTGGTCCTCCACCAGGTCGGGGCTGCGGCCCGGCCACTCGGTGAAGACGATCACCTGTATGTCGGAGAGGTCGGGGATGGCGTCGAGGGGGACGCGGGCGATGGCCCAGATTCCCCATGCCACGGCGAACGCCGCGAGGAGTACGACGACGAACTTGTTCTTGGCCGCGAGCTCGACTAATTTCCCCAGCATAGCGTCGTCAGTGTTGGTGTTCGCCCGCCATACCGGCGAGCGCGCCTTTGATGCGGCTTTCGGAGTCGAGGAGGAAGTTGCCGCTCGTCACGACCTCTTCGCCCTCGCGCAGGCCCGCGGCGACGACGTAGTAGTCGTCCAACCTCGCCGCGACCGTTACCTCGCGCGGTTCGAAATGGCCCCCCGCGTGCGCGACGAAGACGATCTTCCGCTTACCGGAATCCAACACCGCTTCGCTCGGCACGACGAGCTGCTCGCCGAGTTCTTGTTCGACGCTAACGTCGGCGAACATGCCGGGTTTCAATTTTAAATCCGGATTGGCGACGTCGACGCGGACGCGCGCCGTACGCGTTTTAGCGTCAAGGAAGGGGTAGATGAACCGTACGGTGCCCTCCAGCGGCTCCGCGGGGTAGTAGGGGAGGGTGATCGTGACCCGCTGGCCTACTTTCACGAACGGGATTTCGTGTTCGTAGATGTCGGCCTCGAGCCAAACCCGGGAGAGGTCCGCGACCGTGTAGAGCGGCATTCCGGGCTGGACGTACATCCCGACCTGGGCGTGCTTATCCATAACGTAGCCGCCGTACGGCGAGCGGACGGTTAGGGCTTTCAGCGGCCGTCCCGCCTCCGCCAGGCGCTCGAGCTCGCCCGGGCGCACGTCCCAGTACTCGAGCCGACGTTCCGCGGCCTCTCGTAAAGCCTCAGCCCCTCGCGTCACTTCCTCCGACGGGCTCCCCTCGAGCTCCCGGGCGGATTCACTCGCCACGAGGTATTCCTCCTGCGTCGCGTATACCTCCGGGCTGTAGATGGCGAGCAGCGGCTGCCCCGCGGCTACCGGTTGGCCCGTCGCGTCGACGTATAGCCTGTCGATCCAGCCGCTGACTTTGCTGTGGATGACGAAGACGCGCCGCTCGTCCGGCACGACGGTCCCGACGGCGCGTACGGTGCGGTTAACCGCCTTTCGTTCGACGGGCGCCGTGGTAACGCCGATGAGCTGTTGTTGACGCGGCTCGAGCTCCAACGAGGCGAAGCCCGCCACGTGCGATTCGTGGCCGGCGCGCTCGTCTTCCTTCTCCACCGGGACCAGGTCCATCCCGCATATCGGGCACTCGCCGGGGCGGTCGGACGTGTAGTACGGGTGCATCGGGCAGTTGTAGACCCGGCCGCTCGAGCCGCCGGCGAAGGGGAAGCCGCCGACCGCATGTTGACGGACCAGCAGCCCTCCCCCCGCGGCCAGCACGACCGCGGCGACTATGGCGCCCGCGATCAGGAACGTCTTTCTATTACTCGCCATAAAACCACGACCTCAGGGCGGCAAAAGCCGCTACATGCCGCCGTGTTCGGGCATTTCGCCGGAGGCCGGCTCGAGCTCTTCGGCCGGCACGAGGTCCATGCCGCAGCTCGGGCACTCGCCCGGTTCGTCGGACGTAACTTCGGGATGCATAGGGCAGGTGTACGTCGCGGCCTCGGCCGCGTCTCCGACCTTCTTGTTGCAGCCGGCGAGCGCCGCGACGCTCAGGAACGCGACGGCTACTATTAACGCCACCGCCGGTAGTTTGTATTGGCGCATTGGGTTTCCTCCTTAACGAGGGTTAATTTCGCCCGGTCGTTAATAAAAACGTTCGCCGACGACGGCCTCCAACGACGCGAGCGCTTTGTGCCGTCGGACTTGTACGCCGACGTATTCTTTTTCATATTTAAATAACGTTAATTCGCTTTGAAGCAGCGCCGTGAAATCCACCTTTCCCGCCTCGTACGCCGCAAGCGTCGAGCGCAGCGCGGCCTCGGCCTGAGGTAATATCCCCTCTTCGAATAAAACGAGCTGTTCCTCGGCGGTTCGCTTCGCAACGTAGAGTTCTTCCACTTCGCGTAAGAGGTTGTTTTTGACGTCGGCGGCGTTGGCTTCGGCGGCGCTAACGGCCGCGCTTTTTTCGGCCAGCGTCCGGCTATGCTTAACGGTACCGAAGAGGGGCAGGCTCACGCCGGCCGAGAAGGACCAGAAATCCTCGCCCGCGACGGGGTCCATGGGCACCTCTTCGCGGAGGCGGTACCCGACCCCGGCGGTGAGGTCCGGCAAGAACGATGCCTTCGCCAGCGACCGAGCCGCCCGGGCGGAGGCCAGGAGCGCCTCGGCGGCCGCAACTCCCGGGTCGTTCGCCAGCGCTTTGTCGTAAAGCTCTTCGAGCGTATATGGGACCGTTGCTTCGGGCAAACCGGCGAGCGGGGGTAGGTCGTAATCGGGGGCGCGGTTCAGGAGGACGTTTATGTGGCCGCGCGCGACCGTCTCGTGCCGCGAAAGTTCCAGCAATTCGTTAGCCGTTAGCGTACGCTCTACTTGCGCTTTCAGGACGTCGGCCTGCAGGCCGCGGCCGGCGGCGTAACGCGCCAGCGCTACGCGTCCGTAATCTACCCAGAAGGCCCTCTGTTTCTCGACGACGTCGCGCAGGGCCGTCGCGAGGTAGAGGTCGAAATAGGCGTGTTTGGCTCGTTCCACTAACTCGCGCCGTGTGGTTTCGAGTTCCGCGGCGGCGGCGGCGGCGCCTCCCTCCGCGGCGCGGCGCCGATACGTGTTCTTTCCGGGCAGCGGTATCGTTTGGCGGAGGTAGAATTGGAGGCCGGACATCGGCGACCGGTCGAACGCGAGGTCGCCCGCCGGGAGGTTGGACGCTTCGACGGTGAGTTGGGGGTCGGGCCAAAGGCCTTCGGCGGCCGCGGCGCGGTCGTAGGCTTCGGCTCGAGCCGAGGCCGCGGCCGCCGCCGGGTTTGCGGCCAGAACCTCGTCCGCCAGCGCGCCGGGCTCGAGGGTAGTACCGGCGTCCGGCCACGCGGCGGCCGGCGTTAGCGCGAAGGCTATTAAAACCTTACGCCACAAAATAGACCCCCTCATATTCCTTTAAACGCCTTTGTGACGGCTCGAGCGCGGGTGAATTAAAACGCCGCGTACGGGGGGCGTAGGCAAGCTTCTCCGAGTTTTTATTTTCTCTGGCTCGCCGTATCGCCCCCGTTGCAGCGTTGCGTACATATGAGTGCTCTTTAACACAAGCGATTTGGTTATATATGGCCTCAAATAATTTCTTTTTAACGGAGAAATTTATAGATTGAATCGACCAACTCTTTAGTCAGGTCTTCGCCGCGGCCGGCGGCCATCCCGTCCTTTACGCAGCTATTCAGGTGCCGTTGCATTACGAGCAGCGCTATCCTCTCCAAGGCGCGGCGCGCCGCCGTGATCTGGTCGATAACGTCGATGCAATACTGGCCTTCGTTTAACATGCGCGACACGCCGCGTACCTGCCCCGCAACCCGTGCCAGGCGGGCGAGCAATATATCGTTCGTGATTTCGCTTTCGGCACCTTTATTTTTCATGATACCTTATACCTGTATACAGTATAACATATAGGACTAAACAAGTCAAGTATAAAAATACTAATCGCTTTATTTAGAACCGTCGCCTTCGGGGTAGTGGCTTGGCACCGGCGCGGGGTAATATGTGAAGGCCGGCACGTTTTATTATTAACATAAAACATTTTTTATGATAACATTTTGGGGAAAGTGTAGAGTCTTGTGCCGTGGGGGGGGCTCGCCGGCGCGGTTGCGCCATTTCCCCTATACGGTACTATGTTTGGTCAGCGGTTCGAAATTATCGAGCGTATTGCCAAGACGCCGACGTCGGAGGTCGTCAAAGCCCTCGACAAGACGCGGCGCAAAGTGGTCGCGATCAAGACGGTCCAGAAGTCGAAGACGCGTCCTATCGAACTCTTAAAACGGGAGTTCGAAACGCTGACCTACCTGGAACATCCCAACATCGTTCGCGTTTACGATTTTGGCGAGGAACCGGCGTATATCTACTACACCATGGACTACTACGCCGGCCCCGTACTCTATAGGTCGGACTCGTTGAGGAACCTACCCGACCTGTTCGACTTCTCGCTGCAGCTGTTGTCGGCCTTGGATTACGTCCACCGCCGCGGCATCATCCACGGCGACGTGAAGCCCAGCAACATCTTCGAGGATGCGGCCTATGCCAAGAAGAAGTTCATACTCGGCGATTTCGGCCTGGCGCGGCTGGTAGAGAGCGAGAACCTTTATCCTGTTTCGGGAACGATGGAGTACATAGCGCCGGAGGTTTTCCAGGGCGTTTCAAACGACCCCCGTTCGGACCTCTACTCTTTCGGGATAATGTTTTTTCGGATCATCGCCAGCTGCCTGCCTTTCTTGCCGGGAGACGACATTTCCAAGATCAAGCGTAAGGCGAACTACGAATATTTGCGCCTGTCGGAAGTCATGCCGGAGGTGTACCCCGAACTGGACGAGTACGCGGCGGGTTTCATTCAGCACAACCCCGCGGACCGTTTCGTGTCGGCGTACGAGGCCATGACGGCGCTGGCCGGGTTGGCGCGGAAAGTGGACGTGCCGCTGCGGGGCTGGCCTTACCTCGACAACGACCTCGCGACCGGGAAATTCTTCCAATACGAAAAGGAGGTGGACGAGATAACGGGGCCGCCGGTCAAGGGCGGGCCGCGGGCCGAAATCTTCTTGGTGGAGGGGACGGAAGGCGTAGGCAAGACGTCGTTCATTAAAGAAGCGGGTAAGACTACGCAATTGAAAGGCGGGTTATTCTTGTACGTCGATTGCGGCGCGGGCGACGAGGCGTTGAGCTCGTTGTGGAAAGAGTTGGAGGCGGCGCCGGGCGAGGAGGGAAAACGCGGCGCCGGCGGCGGAGAGGAAGAGGCGGACTCGCTGGAGGCTACCATCGTCGGGAAAAAGGACGTCCGTTTCGCGGTGGAGCAGAGCGGCCTTGAGGCGTTGAGTGCGATGGGCGAAGAGTATGAGTTTTCGCTCGTCGCGTTGGATAACGTCGAGCCGCGCGACGAGGAGTTGGCGGGGTCGATAACGCGGTTGATAAATTACCCCGTTAGCGGTGTTAAATTCGTCGTGGCCTTCCGCGGACCCCTTCGCCGGGGCGGCGCGAATTTGGGGGATGGTTTTCTGGCCGGCGCGGAGAGGGGGTTAAGGGTTAAGAAGTTTAACCTCAAGGGGTTTACGCCGGACGTAACGGAGGAGTACCTCAAATACGTGCTGGGCGTTACGGCTCTCGACCCGGCGCTGCTGCGGTACGTGCGCGACAAGGGCGCCGGGAACCCGGGCGTCGTCCGGAGGATCCTGGAGATGATGGCGTCCGAGAAGGTACTACTTAGGGATATGGACGGGTGGCATACCGACTATAAGAAGTTACGCGCGTTCCGCGTACCGGCTGCGCTGAACGATTATTTCGCGAGCGTCGTAAGCAAGTTGGACTACAGAGAGCGGAAGGCGCTCGCGGTGGCCGCGGCGTACGGTCGGCAATTCCCCGAGGGTTTAATCGAAGACAAGGCGGTTTTGGGGAGGTTGGTGAAGTCGGGCGTCGTCGTTAAAACGGAGGGCATCGGGTGGGGTTACTCTTTCGCCAACGCCGCGGTGCATAACAGCATTCTCGAGTCCGTAGAAGGGGGATGGCTCGAGGAAGCGCGCAGGTACTTGTTGGAATATTTCGAGGAGAACCCGCCCCGTTCGCTGGAGGCGCTGCATACGCGAGCACGGACGCACTTACGATTGGGCGATGTCGCCCGCGCCCGCGATGGGTTCACGGCCGCGTTCCGGGTAGCGGAAGCGAACGGCGACCATGAAAAAGCGATCGAATTGCTGGAAACGGCCTTGGCGACGGAGGGGGGTTGGGACAGCCGCGAGTACGAGAAGGTAATCGGCGGGTTGGCGGATTCGTACGCTGCGCTCGGCGACCACCGCGCGGCGTTGCGTAATTACGAACTTTTAATCCGCACGGGGGGCGAAGGGTACGCCGACCGCCCCGGGTTCCTATTGAAGATCGCGAAGGAGCGGCTGGGCCTCGGCGATTATGAAAGGCCGGCGCAGGAGTTGCGCGAGCTGACGGCGCGGGACCTTACCGCCGACGAGCGTTTTCTGAGCAATGCTTTGCTGGCTTGGGCCTATTACGGGTTAAAGGATTTCGACCTCGCCCACGTCTACGCCCGGGCGGCGGAGAACGTCGCCGTTTCCCCGACCCGCAAAAACCCCGCGGCTTATATTAAATACATAAAGGGCGTTATATTCTACGGCCAAGGGGACTACGACGCGGCATTACCGGAATTTACGGAGGCGGCGCGGCTGGCGGGGGAGGCGGGGAATCCGCGCCTGTCCTCGGTCGCGTTGAACGTGATCGCCGACGTATTGGTTTGGGACGGCGATTTCGACGGCGCGGAGGAGGCTGCCCATCGAAGCGTCGAGCTGGCCCGCAAGGCCGGCGACCGCTACGCGGTCGTAGCCTCTTTGGGGCGGTTGGGCCAAATTTACTTCCGCCAGGGTTACGTCGGCCGGGCGCAGCAGCAGTACGACCTGGCCGAGGCCGAGTGTAAAATTATAAACGACAAACGGCTTCTGGCGGTAGTACGCGTGAGCGCGGCCGCGAATATGATACGGGCCGGCGAGTACCGCAAGGCCGAATTTTACCTGGACCTGGTAGAGGCGTCGGGCGCGGACGTCGGCGCGTTGGCGGCGTACGTATATTACAACCGCGCTTTGCTGTGTTGCGAGACCGGGCAATTCGAAAGGAGCGTCAAAAACCTCGCCGCGGCCGAGGAGGTGTTCAACCGCCAACAGGTCTCGTCGGGGAGCGACGAGGTACGGGCGCTGCGCGGGCGGGCGGATTATCTTAAAGGGGATTTCGCCGCGGCCGAGGCGTTGCTCGTGCCGTGTTTGGCGGCCTTCGAGGAGGCGGGCGATAAGTTCGAGTACGCCAAGGTAGTTTTGACGTTGGGGGAAATAGCGTTATACCGAGGCGAACTGGACGTCGCCGAGCCGAACCTTGACCAGGCGTTGGCGCGTTTCCGATCGTTGAAGAATAAATATTTTGCGGCGGAAACTTTTTTCGTTCGGGCGAAGCTGAAACTCGAGTTGTTTCGGGCGAGCCAAAGTTTTGGTATAATGGCGGAGGCCGAGAGGGACCTCGAGAACGCGAAGGGCATTTTCAAGGAGATAGGCGTAGACAAATACCGCACGCGTATATTCGAGTTGGAAGGGGACCTGTTTATGGCGAAACGACCCGAGCAAAGAGGCCAAGAGCGGTTGGCCGATCTGGCCGGCGGTTTGAAAAAACTATCCGAGCGAAAAGATCTGGACGAACTCCTTAGGTACATTTTATCTTATTTGACGGAAAAACTGGGCGCCGAACGTGGCGTCATCTTCCTCTTCGACGAGCATAAGAACATGCTCCGCATCAAGGGAACGGCGGGGGTGGACGACCCCACCATAGAGGACGCGTCGGCGATTTGTCAAACCATAATCGGGCAAGTGGCGGGGTCCCGCAAAGGCGTACTCAGCCCCAACGCCGCGGAAGATTTCCGTTTCAAGGACAGCCATAGCGTTCACCTGCACCGCATACGGTCGCTGATGTGTATACCGGTCGCCACGGCCCGCGACTTCTTGGGCGTTATATACCTCGATAGTTTGGAGCGGGGCGATTTATTCGGCGACGAGGATTTAAACTTCGCCCAGATATTCGCCCAGAACGCGGCCTACGAAATCGAGCGGCGTCGCCAGGAATTGGAGAAGGCGCGCGTCTCGATCGCCCCCTCCTCGGAGAGGAGGGTCGGTTACGGCCGCATCGTCGGCTCGTCCCCCGCGGCCAAGGAGATCCTTTCCCGGGTCGAGACCGCGGCCCGCAACCCTATAGACGTCCTGATCGTGGGTGATTCCGGGACCGGCAAAGAGCTCGTTGCCAAGATGATACATTACGACGGCATCGACGCCGACAAGCCTTTTATAGGTATCAATTGCGGCGCCATACCCGAGACCCTTTTGGAGAGCGAGTTGTTCGGGATAGAAAA contains:
- a CDS encoding sigma 54-interacting transcriptional regulator, whose translation is MFGQRFEIIERIAKTPTSEVVKALDKTRRKVVAIKTVQKSKTRPIELLKREFETLTYLEHPNIVRVYDFGEEPAYIYYTMDYYAGPVLYRSDSLRNLPDLFDFSLQLLSALDYVHRRGIIHGDVKPSNIFEDAAYAKKKFILGDFGLARLVESENLYPVSGTMEYIAPEVFQGVSNDPRSDLYSFGIMFFRIIASCLPFLPGDDISKIKRKANYEYLRLSEVMPEVYPELDEYAAGFIQHNPADRFVSAYEAMTALAGLARKVDVPLRGWPYLDNDLATGKFFQYEKEVDEITGPPVKGGPRAEIFLVEGTEGVGKTSFIKEAGKTTQLKGGLFLYVDCGAGDEALSSLWKELEAAPGEEGKRGAGGGEEEADSLEATIVGKKDVRFAVEQSGLEALSAMGEEYEFSLVALDNVEPRDEELAGSITRLINYPVSGVKFVVAFRGPLRRGGANLGDGFLAGAERGLRVKKFNLKGFTPDVTEEYLKYVLGVTALDPALLRYVRDKGAGNPGVVRRILEMMASEKVLLRDMDGWHTDYKKLRAFRVPAALNDYFASVVSKLDYRERKALAVAAAYGRQFPEGLIEDKAVLGRLVKSGVVVKTEGIGWGYSFANAAVHNSILESVEGGWLEEARRYLLEYFEENPPRSLEALHTRARTHLRLGDVARARDGFTAAFRVAEANGDHEKAIELLETALATEGGWDSREYEKVIGGLADSYAALGDHRAALRNYELLIRTGGEGYADRPGFLLKIAKERLGLGDYERPAQELRELTARDLTADERFLSNALLAWAYYGLKDFDLAHVYARAAENVAVSPTRKNPAAYIKYIKGVIFYGQGDYDAALPEFTEAARLAGEAGNPRLSSVALNVIADVLVWDGDFDGAEEAAHRSVELARKAGDRYAVVASLGRLGQIYFRQGYVGRAQQQYDLAEAECKIINDKRLLAVVRVSAAANMIRAGEYRKAEFYLDLVEASGADVGALAAYVYYNRALLCCETGQFERSVKNLAAAEEVFNRQQVSSGSDEVRALRGRADYLKGDFAAAEALLVPCLAAFEEAGDKFEYAKVVLTLGEIALYRGELDVAEPNLDQALARFRSLKNKYFAAETFFVRAKLKLELFRASQSFGIMAEAERDLENAKGIFKEIGVDKYRTRIFELEGDLFMAKRPEQRGQERLADLAGGLKKLSERKDLDELLRYILSYLTEKLGAERGVIFLFDEHKNMLRIKGTAGVDDPTIEDASAICQTIIGQVAGSRKGVLSPNAAEDFRFKDSHSVHLHRIRSLMCIPVATARDFLGVIYLDSLERGDLFGDEDLNFAQIFAQNAAYEIERRRQELEKARVSIAPSSERRVGYGRIVGSSPAAKEILSRVETAARNPIDVLIVGDSGTGKELVAKMIHYDGIDADKPFIGINCGAIPETLLESELFGIEKGTATGVDKRIGLFERAGEGTIFLDEVGAMNINTQSKFLRVLQEKQFSRLGSGPRNPIQMKARVISATNVDLPGAIEAGKFRDDLYYRLNVYMINCPPLREHKDDIPELLDHFITMYYKGEKKDRPRFNAESMDLLMAYDWPGNVRELENCVRYAIVNSPGAVVEAASLPKHIAGAAEKGFKRTGVSLNASVAQLEREMILNALRESDWVKSKAARSLDISETNLRYKMKKYGVSEKDRFKIG
- a CDS encoding TolC family protein, producing the protein MRGSILWRKVLIAFALTPAAAWPDAGTTLEPGALADEVLAANPAAAAASARAEAYDRAAAAEGLWPDPQLTVEASNLPAGDLAFDRSPMSGLQFYLRQTIPLPGKNTYRRRAAEGGAAAAAAELETTRRELVERAKHAYFDLYLATALRDVVEKQRAFWVDYGRVALARYAAGRGLQADVLKAQVERTLTANELLELSRHETVARGHINVLLNRAPDYDLPPLAGLPEATVPYTLEELYDKALANDPGVAAAEALLASARAARSLAKASFLPDLTAGVGYRLREEVPMDPVAGEDFWSFSAGVSLPLFGTVKHSRTLAEKSAAVSAAEANAADVKNNLLREVEELYVAKRTAEEQLVLFEEGILPQAEAALRSTLAAYEAGKVDFTALLQSELTLFKYEKEYVGVQVRRHKALASLEAVVGERFY
- a CDS encoding metal-sensitive transcriptional regulator; its protein translation is MKNKGAESEITNDILLARLARVAGQVRGVSRMLNEGQYCIDVIDQITAARRALERIALLVMQRHLNSCVKDGMAAGRGEDLTKELVDSIYKFLR
- a CDS encoding heavy metal-binding domain-containing protein — protein: MRQYKLPAVALIVAVAFLSVAALAGCNKKVGDAAEAATYTCPMHPEVTSDEPGECPSCGMDLVPAEELEPASGEMPEHGGM
- a CDS encoding efflux RND transporter periplasmic adaptor subunit; translated protein: MASNRKTFLIAGAIVAAVVLAAGGGLLVRQHAVGGFPFAGGSSGRVYNCPMHPYYTSDRPGECPICGMDLVPVEKEDERAGHESHVAGFASLELEPRQQQLIGVTTAPVERKAVNRTVRAVGTVVPDERRVFVIHSKVSGWIDRLYVDATGQPVAAGQPLLAIYSPEVYATQEEYLVASESARELEGSPSEEVTRGAEALREAAERRLEYWDVRPGELERLAEAGRPLKALTVRSPYGGYVMDKHAQVGMYVQPGMPLYTVADLSRVWLEADIYEHEIPFVKVGQRVTITLPYYPAEPLEGTVRFIYPFLDAKTRTARVRVDVANPDLKLKPGMFADVSVEQELGEQLVVPSEAVLDSGKRKIVFVAHAGGHFEPREVTVAARLDDYYVVAAGLREGEEVVTSGNFLLDSESRIKGALAGMAGEHQH